A genomic segment from Cygnus atratus isolate AKBS03 ecotype Queensland, Australia chromosome 9, CAtr_DNAZoo_HiC_assembly, whole genome shotgun sequence encodes:
- the DBR1 gene encoding lariat debranching enzyme, with the protein MKVAVAGCCHGALDKLYETLELLQRRHGVRPDLLLCCGDFQAVRNEADLRCMAVPAKYRHMQSFYRYYSGEKKAPVLTVFIGGNHEASNHLQELPYGGWVAPNIYYLGYAGVVRFRGVRIGGISGIFKSHDYRKGHFECPPYNQQTIRSAYHVRNIEVFKLKQLKRPMDIFMSHDWPRSIYHYGNKKQLLKMKSFFRQEVESNTLGSPAASELLQHLKPSYWFSAHLHVKFAAFMQHQTNSKEELPKATKFLALDKCLPHRDFLQIIDVEHDPTAGDSLEYDAEWIAVLKATNSLVNVTQSLWNMPENNGLHAKWDYSVTEEAIKEVLEELNHNLKIPCNFTLTAACYDPSKPQKNMEPVHTINPQTTEFCAQFGLTDINDRIQQVKEEGSVRAYEEEEEEEEMDSTGSAEEPSEYNTDNSGLSSINPDEIMLDDEGGDEDLSTCSVDPSPDHPPEFSASFSDIRIMPDSMAVSSDDAMDSNNEELEKSGVCKQAEEKSLNERPLKRIGGNENGNTGIKKIKRRNQAIYAAEDEDKTE; encoded by the exons ATGAAGGTGGCGGTGGCCGGGTGCTGCCATGGCGCCCTGGACAAGCTGTACGAGacgctggagctgctgcagcggCGGCACGGCGTGCGGCCCgacctgctgctctgctgcggCGACTTCCAGGCCGTGCGCAACGAGGCGGACCTGCGCTGCATGGCCGTGCCCGCCAAGTACCGCCACATGCAGAGCTTCTATCG GTACTACTCCGGCGAGAAGAAGGCTCCGGTCCTCACCGTATTCATCGGCGGCAACCACGAGGCTTCCAACcacctgcaggagctgccctaCGGCGGCTGGGTGGCGCCCAACATCTACTACCTCG GTTACGCGGGCGTCGTGCGGTTCCGCGGTGTGAGGATCGGAGGCATCTCGGGCATCTTCAAGTCTCACGACTACCGGAAAG GTCACTTTGAATGTCCACCATACAACCAGCAAACAATTAGAAGTGCTTACCATGTGCGGAATATCGAGGTCTTCAAACTCAAGCAG TTAAAGCGCCCAATGGACATATTTATGTCACACGACTGGCCAAGGAGCATATATCACTATGGAAACAAGAAGCagcttcttaaaatgaaatccttCTTCCGTCAAGAAGTAGAGAGCAACACGTTAGGAAGCCCTGCTGCTTCAGAGCTTCTGCAGCACCTGAAACCCAGTTATTGGTTCTCAGCACATCTCCATGTTAAGTTTGCAGCTTTCATGCAACACCAG ACAAACTCCAAAGAAGAACTACCAAAGGCAACGAAGTTTTTGGCTTTGGATAAATGTCTGCCTCACAGAGACTTCCTGCAG ATAATAGATGTAGAGCATGATCCTACTGCAGGTGACTCGCTGGAGTACGATGCTGAGTGGATTGCAGTCCTTAAGGCTACCAACAGTCTCGTTAATGTGACTCAGAGCTTGTGGAATATGCCTGAAAATAATGGCCTCCATGCAAA GTGGGATTACAGTGTAACAGAAGAAGCCATCAAGGAGGTGTTAGAAGAGCTGAATCATAACCTCAAAATTCCTTGCAACTTCACCTTGACAGCTGCTTGTTATGATCCCAGCAAGCCCCAAAAAAACATGGAACCAGTCCATACCATCAATCCACAGACCACTGAGTTTTGTGCCCAGTTTGGCCTCACTGACATCAATGATAGGATCCAGCAAGTTAAAGAAGAGGGCTCAGTACGAGCAtatgaggaggaggaggaggaggaagagatggaCAGTACTGGGTCAGCAGAGGAACCCAGTGAATATAATACAGATAATTCTGGACTTTCATCCATTAATCCCGATGAAATAATGCTGGATGATGAAGGAGGTGATGAAGACTTGAGTACGTGTTCTGTAGATCCTTCCCCTGATCATCCTCCTGAGTTTTCTGCAAGTTTTTCTGATATCAGGATCATGCCAGATTCCATGGCAGTATCATCTGATGATGCTATGGACTCCAATAATGAGGAACTGGAGAAATCTGGCGTGTGTAagcaggcagaagagaagagCTTGAATGAGAGACCTTTAAAGCGCATTGGTGGTAATGAAAATGGGAACACgggcattaaaaaaattaagagacGGAATCAAGCCATCTATGCTGCAGAGGATGAAGATAAAACAGAGTAA